One genomic segment of Natrononativus amylolyticus includes these proteins:
- the lpdA gene encoding dihydrolipoyl dehydrogenase, giving the protein MVVGDIATGTDVLVIGAGPAGYVAAIRAGQLDLDVTLVEKEAYGGTCLNHGCIPSKALITASGLAHEAGNAEEMGIHADPAVDLSQMVNWKDGVVDQLTSGVEKLCKANGVNLLEGTARFADENTARISHGGEGQGSESVEFEHAIVATGSSPIEIPNFAYEDEPVLNSRQALALDSVPDSLVVVGAGYIGMELAGVFAKLGTDVTVIEMLEDVLPGYEADLARPVKKHAKELGIEFHFGYSASEWHEEDDGIRVVAEPAAAADGGSEASGDAASTEAELAEEPLELDAEKVLVAVGRAPVSDTLDLESAGVETDERGFIPTDDRARTNVEHIFAIGDVAGEPMLAHKGSMEGQVAAEVIAGEPSAIDYQAMPAAVFTEPEIGTVGLTQSEAEEMGFETAVGKFPFQASGRALTTGHSDGFVKIVADADAGFILGAQIVGPEASELIAELGLAIELGATLEDVAATIHAHPTLAESVMEAAENALGHAIHTLNR; this is encoded by the coding sequence ATGGTCGTCGGAGACATCGCAACCGGAACGGACGTGCTCGTCATCGGTGCCGGACCCGCAGGCTACGTGGCCGCGATCCGCGCCGGACAGCTCGATCTGGACGTAACGCTCGTCGAAAAGGAAGCCTACGGAGGCACCTGTCTGAACCACGGCTGCATCCCATCGAAGGCGCTGATCACGGCGAGCGGGCTCGCCCACGAAGCCGGCAACGCAGAGGAGATGGGGATCCACGCCGACCCCGCCGTCGACCTCTCCCAGATGGTCAACTGGAAGGACGGCGTCGTCGACCAGCTCACGAGCGGCGTCGAGAAGCTCTGTAAGGCGAACGGCGTCAACCTCCTCGAGGGAACCGCCCGCTTCGCCGACGAGAACACCGCCCGGATCTCCCACGGCGGCGAGGGGCAAGGTTCCGAATCCGTCGAGTTCGAACACGCCATCGTGGCGACCGGCTCGAGCCCCATCGAGATCCCGAACTTCGCCTACGAGGACGAGCCGGTGCTCAACTCCCGACAGGCGCTCGCTCTCGATTCGGTCCCCGATTCCCTCGTCGTCGTCGGCGCGGGCTACATCGGGATGGAACTGGCCGGCGTCTTCGCCAAGCTGGGAACCGACGTGACGGTGATCGAGATGCTCGAGGACGTCCTCCCCGGATACGAGGCCGACCTCGCCCGTCCCGTAAAGAAGCACGCGAAGGAACTCGGTATCGAGTTCCACTTCGGCTACAGCGCTTCGGAGTGGCACGAGGAGGACGACGGCATTCGCGTCGTCGCCGAGCCCGCGGCCGCGGCCGACGGTGGGAGCGAGGCGAGCGGCGACGCCGCGAGCACCGAGGCCGAACTCGCGGAGGAACCGCTCGAACTCGACGCCGAGAAGGTGCTCGTCGCCGTCGGTCGCGCACCGGTGTCGGACACGCTCGACCTCGAGTCGGCGGGCGTCGAGACCGACGAGCGCGGGTTCATCCCGACCGACGATCGCGCGCGCACGAACGTCGAGCACATCTTCGCGATCGGCGACGTCGCCGGCGAACCGATGCTCGCCCACAAGGGCTCGATGGAGGGTCAGGTCGCCGCGGAGGTGATCGCCGGCGAGCCGTCGGCGATCGACTACCAGGCGATGCCCGCCGCCGTCTTCACCGAACCCGAGATCGGAACCGTCGGACTGACGCAGTCGGAAGCCGAGGAGATGGGATTCGAGACCGCAGTCGGCAAGTTCCCGTTCCAGGCGAGCGGACGCGCGCTGACGACGGGACACTCCGACGGTTTCGTGAAAATCGTCGCGGACGCCGACGCCGGGTTCATCCTCGGCGCACAGATCGTCGGCCCCGAAGCGTCGGAGCTGATCGCCGAACTCGGGTTGGCGATCGAGCTGGGGGCGACCCTCGAGGACGTCGCCGCGACGATCCACGCCCACCCGACGCTCGCCGAGTCGGTGATGGAAGCAGCAGAGAACGCGCTCGGCCACGCGATCCACACGTTGAACCGATAA
- a CDS encoding halocyanin domain-containing protein: MTPNDGVSRRTALRLAGIAALPVAVAGCTSDDDNGDGSDDAEYVDDEAEYDGWLEDTPNYEGTLDYTGEDEVTVDVGAGDGFQFDPAAIRVDEGTTVVWEWTGDGGGHDVVDTDGAFESEMKTAAGETFEHTFDETGVYTYVCVPHENMDMKGAVDVV, encoded by the coding sequence ATGACACCGAACGACGGCGTCTCGAGGCGAACGGCACTGAGGCTGGCGGGCATCGCGGCCCTCCCGGTCGCCGTCGCCGGCTGTACGAGTGACGACGACAACGGCGACGGCAGCGACGACGCCGAGTACGTCGACGACGAGGCGGAGTACGACGGCTGGCTCGAGGACACGCCGAACTACGAGGGAACCCTCGATTACACCGGCGAAGACGAGGTGACGGTCGACGTCGGCGCCGGCGACGGCTTCCAGTTCGATCCCGCCGCGATCCGGGTCGACGAGGGGACGACCGTCGTCTGGGAGTGGACCGGCGACGGCGGCGGTCACGACGTCGTCGACACCGACGGTGCCTTCGAAAGCGAGATGAAGACCGCCGCCGGCGAGACGTTCGAACACACGTTCGACGAAACCGGCGTCTACACGTACGTCTGCGTTCCCCACGAGAACATGGACATGAAGGGCGCAGTCGACGTCGTCTGA
- a CDS encoding halocyanin domain-containing protein: MDANTQPRRAVLVGVAAGALGTLAGCLGDDDEDSYYEGEEFVDDEPEYDGTLESVDHPGTVDWTGEDEVTVAVGTGREGMGFAPRAIRIDAGTTVVWEWTGDGGRHDVVDTDGAFDSGQSAAEGHTFEYAFDEPGTYTYVCVPHEHRGMVGGVDVR; this comes from the coding sequence ATGGACGCGAACACGCAGCCGAGGCGAGCCGTCCTCGTCGGCGTCGCAGCGGGCGCCCTCGGGACGCTCGCGGGCTGTCTCGGCGACGACGACGAAGACAGCTACTACGAGGGCGAGGAGTTCGTCGACGACGAACCCGAGTACGACGGCACACTCGAGAGCGTCGACCATCCGGGAACCGTCGACTGGACGGGCGAGGACGAGGTCACCGTCGCCGTCGGCACCGGCCGAGAGGGGATGGGGTTCGCGCCGCGTGCGATCCGGATCGACGCGGGGACGACCGTCGTCTGGGAGTGGACCGGCGACGGCGGCCGCCACGACGTCGTCGACACCGACGGCGCCTTCGACAGCGGCCAGAGCGCGGCCGAAGGTCACACCTTCGAGTACGCGTTCGACGAGCCCGGCACGTACACCTACGTCTGCGTTCCCCACGAACACCGCGGGATGGTAGGCGGCGTCGACGTCCGGTGA
- a CDS encoding multicopper oxidase domain-containing protein → MTTHPSTGSGLRRRAFLTTAGAGTLGVLAGCVAPSADEAAAADENDSDDGSDDESGSDEPLTDYPYTAPPQLVDLADQNHESTLRTVPARHEVVTSEASGGPLELPEVWAWEADDLEPSVPGPIYRMDEGETFELTYENTGHNRPHTVHVHAVSKAWHDDGAPVTTHDQVDPDESHTYTLEGDVPGTHFYHCHFQTHNHLDMGMYGILRVDPEDYQPPDREYFFTIRDWDTRLHEQNAGGDVDYDPADRSPNIYTLNGRGAPSTFHPELGTPLIVSEGDTVRLHIVNAGYESHPFHTHGHRFRVVEKDGGRIPEAAQYEEDVISIAPAERYTLEFEATADPGLYPAHCHKVHHVTNEGSYPGGMATAIVYESVMDSEEFGHTMADAGYDG, encoded by the coding sequence ATGACGACGCACCCATCGACTGGATCCGGCTTGCGACGCAGGGCGTTTCTCACGACCGCCGGGGCGGGCACCCTCGGCGTCCTCGCAGGCTGTGTCGCTCCGAGCGCCGACGAGGCGGCCGCGGCTGACGAAAACGACAGCGATGACGGCAGCGACGACGAGAGCGGTTCGGACGAGCCGCTGACGGATTACCCGTACACGGCGCCGCCGCAGCTGGTGGATCTCGCCGACCAGAACCACGAGTCCACGCTCCGAACCGTTCCCGCCCGCCACGAGGTCGTCACCAGTGAAGCGTCGGGCGGCCCCCTCGAGCTACCCGAGGTGTGGGCCTGGGAGGCCGACGACCTCGAGCCGAGCGTTCCCGGCCCGATCTACCGGATGGACGAGGGCGAAACGTTCGAACTCACCTACGAGAACACGGGTCACAACCGCCCACACACGGTCCACGTCCACGCCGTCAGCAAGGCCTGGCACGACGACGGCGCGCCCGTCACGACTCACGATCAGGTCGACCCCGACGAGAGCCACACCTACACCCTCGAGGGTGACGTCCCTGGAACGCACTTCTATCACTGCCACTTCCAGACGCACAACCACCTCGACATGGGGATGTACGGTATCCTCCGGGTCGACCCCGAGGACTACCAGCCGCCGGACCGCGAGTACTTCTTCACCATTCGGGACTGGGACACGCGCCTGCACGAGCAGAACGCGGGCGGCGACGTCGACTACGACCCCGCGGACCGGTCGCCGAACATCTACACGCTCAACGGTCGCGGCGCGCCCTCGACGTTCCACCCGGAGCTCGGCACGCCGCTGATCGTGAGCGAGGGCGACACCGTTCGCCTGCACATCGTCAACGCAGGCTACGAGTCACACCCGTTCCACACCCACGGCCACCGCTTCCGGGTGGTCGAGAAGGACGGCGGGCGGATTCCGGAGGCCGCCCAGTACGAGGAAGACGTCATCAGCATCGCCCCGGCCGAGCGCTATACCCTCGAGTTCGAGGCCACCGCCGACCCGGGTCTCTACCCGGCACACTGTCACAAGGTTCACCACGTTACGAACGAGGGGAGCTACCCAGGCGGGATGGCCACCGCCATCGTCTACGAGTCGGTGATGGACTCCGAGGAGTTCGGCCACACGATGGCTGACGCCGGATACGACGGATAA
- a CDS encoding DUF7521 family protein, with product MILQATAETEVTVALAVVKTLVLLVGSVITYFAFKAYRRTQQRALGLLALGFGIVTLGFVLAGVLHQLLQVDLATGILLESLLVLIGFAIIAYSLYAQ from the coding sequence ATGATCCTACAAGCTACCGCGGAAACCGAGGTTACGGTCGCACTCGCTGTTGTAAAGACGCTCGTCCTGCTCGTGGGAAGCGTGATCACCTACTTCGCGTTCAAGGCCTATCGCCGGACGCAACAGCGGGCGCTCGGGCTGCTGGCGCTCGGGTTCGGGATCGTCACGCTCGGGTTCGTCCTCGCGGGAGTGTTACACCAGCTCCTCCAGGTCGACCTGGCGACGGGGATCTTACTCGAGAGTCTGCTCGTGCTCATCGGATTCGCGATCATCGCGTACTCGCTGTACGCCCAGTGA
- a CDS encoding winged helix-turn-helix domain-containing protein has translation MVRDRRESANEPSAAEICAALDDPDCREIIRQLAEPMTVAELTDRCEIPQSTLYRKLEVLTEATLLEESTDIRRDGHHATRYAIDFTNIGLELEDDRSLSVTIDRPSRTADERLAELWSEVRKET, from the coding sequence ATGGTTCGGGACCGCCGTGAATCTGCGAACGAGCCGTCCGCCGCAGAGATCTGCGCCGCTCTCGACGACCCCGACTGTCGAGAGATCATCCGCCAGCTAGCGGAGCCGATGACGGTCGCCGAACTCACCGACCGCTGTGAGATCCCCCAGTCGACGCTCTACCGAAAGCTCGAGGTGCTCACCGAGGCGACGCTGCTCGAGGAGTCGACCGATATTCGGCGTGACGGCCACCACGCGACCAGATACGCGATCGACTTCACGAATATCGGGCTCGAACTCGAGGACGACCGGTCGCTGTCGGTGACGATCGACCGGCCGAGCCGGACGGCCGACGAACGGCTGGCGGAGCTGTGGTCGGAGGTGCGAAAAGAGACATGA
- a CDS encoding YHS domain-containing protein, producing the protein MVTDPVCGTDVNPQDTEIQSEQDGEMYYFCSIDCREEFVENTGEYA; encoded by the coding sequence ATGGTCACCGATCCAGTGTGCGGAACCGACGTCAATCCCCAGGACACCGAGATACAGTCGGAACAGGACGGAGAGATGTACTACTTCTGTTCGATCGACTGCCGGGAAGAGTTCGTCGAGAACACCGGCGAGTACGCGTAG